A stretch of the Vulcanisaeta souniana JCM 11219 genome encodes the following:
- a CDS encoding CoB--CoM heterodisulfide reductase iron-sulfur subunit A family protein — protein sequence MRSNMSRRILEKAEPTPGLLNYDAVVIGGGIAGMEASLDLAEMGFKVLLVEREPTIGGKMFLLSKVFPTLDCASCISTPKMAAVAHHPNIVLWTYSEITRIDIKGKGDFEITILRKPRFVNEELCTGCSTCEEVCPVVLPKEYDYGLRGRKAAYIPFDTAVPKKAVIDIDNCIFCGQCERACPAGAIDFMQRPRIYRVKAHAIIITTGYRLFPAERKEQYGYGKIPNVITAMQMERLLSPTRPFNSVLRPSDGKEPNSIGYVLCVGSRDRTVGNPRCSQVCCMYSIKQAQLILGALPLADVTIYYMDIRAYGKGFEEFYQKAKAMGVKFVRGRVAKIEGLPNGNVRLIYEDIDEGRVKSAEHDLVVLSVGLLPSNDDIISTIHGEKLAVDELGFIRVDPSTPTQTNIEGIFAAGCATGPKDIPDTILEAASAAARCAAYLKSLRQEKAVPVEAVANGGR from the coding sequence ATGAGGAGTAATATGTCACGGAGGATCCTTGAGAAGGCGGAACCCACCCCAGGTCTGCTTAATTATGATGCTGTGGTGATAGGTGGTGGTATTGCGGGCATGGAGGCTTCGCTTGATCTGGCAGAAATGGGGTTTAAGGTATTGCTTGTTGAGAGGGAGCCCACTATTGGAGGCAAGATGTTCCTGTTGAGTAAGGTGTTCCCAACGCTTGACTGTGCAAGCTGTATTTCAACTCCTAAAATGGCCGCCGTGGCTCACCACCCAAATATAGTTCTATGGACGTACTCAGAGATCACAAGGATCGATATTAAGGGTAAAGGTGATTTTGAGATCACCATATTGAGAAAACCAAGGTTTGTTAATGAAGAGCTATGCACAGGCTGTAGTACATGCGAGGAGGTTTGTCCTGTGGTTTTACCTAAGGAGTATGATTATGGCCTCAGGGGAAGGAAGGCTGCGTATATTCCATTTGATACTGCAGTGCCTAAGAAGGCCGTAATTGACATAGATAATTGCATATTCTGCGGGCAATGCGAAAGGGCGTGCCCCGCTGGCGCCATTGACTTCATGCAGAGGCCCAGGATATATAGGGTTAAGGCTCATGCAATAATAATAACCACTGGGTATAGGTTATTCCCTGCCGAGAGGAAGGAGCAGTATGGTTATGGCAAGATCCCCAACGTTATAACCGCAATGCAGATGGAGAGGTTATTATCACCAACGAGACCATTCAACTCAGTGCTTAGACCATCAGATGGTAAAGAGCCAAATAGCATTGGGTACGTGCTTTGTGTTGGATCTAGGGATAGGACAGTGGGTAACCCAAGGTGCTCCCAGGTTTGTTGCATGTACTCAATAAAGCAGGCCCAGCTAATCCTTGGTGCGTTACCGTTGGCTGATGTAACTATTTACTACATGGATATAAGGGCCTATGGTAAGGGTTTCGAGGAGTTTTACCAGAAGGCCAAGGCAATGGGCGTTAAGTTCGTGCGCGGTAGGGTGGCTAAGATTGAAGGGTTACCCAATGGCAATGTGAGGTTGATTTATGAAGATATTGATGAGGGCAGGGTGAAGTCGGCAGAGCATGACTTAGTGGTTTTATCCGTGGGCCTATTGCCAAGTAATGATGATATTATCTCGACAATCCATGGAGAAAAATTAGCCGTGGACGAACTAGGATTCATAAGGGTGGATCCATCAACACCTACCCAGACGAATATAGAGGGTATATTCGCAGCGGGTTGTGCAACGGGCCCAAAGGACATTCCTGATACCATACTAGAGGCTGCGTCAGCCGCGGCGAGGTGCGCGGCTTACCTAAAATCACTCAGGCAGGAAAAGGCGGTACCAGTTGAGGCGGTCGCTAATGGAGGAAGGTAA
- a CDS encoding CoB--CoM heterodisulfide reductase iron-sulfur subunit A family protein produces the protein MEEGNRVRVGVYVCHCGGNISDVVNVKRVVEEARKEGDVVVARDFMFMCSEAGQKLIEDDIRSGKVNAVIVASCSPRLHEATFRAAITRAGGNPYMYYHVDIREECSWVHENDKEEATNKAIRQVRAAIAYLRRAEPLNRIRVDCERSVLVIGGGIAGLRAALDLAESGLTVYLVERAPFLGGNAAKIGRVKVFPYEKTAIDVVRGLIEVLRKVGSVAIYTNAEVEGVSGYVGNFDVTIRVNPRYFRDRPNEQEIEELKRICSRKTRDEFSFGISERTALVLPPFNGAYPEIPAIDMALCDKCGLCTKACDKVDFSQEPQVVHLRVGAIVVATGFKPYKPEKGEYGYGLPGVITLQELVGLINKYGDVVINGKRPRSIAFIYCVGSRRRREEGKKANEYCSRYCCVAALDVATTIKELMRDVKIYHVVRDVRSYGINEILFEEASRQGQVFIKYDVDEGEPQVLYDNGKPIVKVKDVLTDHTELELPVDLVVLVTGMEPSDGTVRIAEKLKTSRGIDGFLQEVHPKLRPVETMLSGIFIAGTAQAPRGISETLASASAAAAKAMSLVLKGYTELEPFVAFVDQDKCRGSGLCVSECPYGAIEIRGEVGGKRAWVNEALCKGCGACVAVCPSGAMQLRGLRNTQVEDMIRAAGGAHA, from the coding sequence ATGGAGGAAGGTAATAGGGTCAGGGTCGGTGTATACGTGTGCCATTGCGGCGGTAATATTTCTGACGTTGTTAATGTAAAGAGGGTTGTTGAGGAGGCTCGTAAGGAAGGGGATGTAGTGGTTGCTAGGGACTTTATGTTCATGTGCTCTGAGGCCGGTCAGAAGTTGATTGAGGATGATATAAGGAGTGGTAAGGTAAATGCAGTTATTGTCGCTTCATGTTCTCCAAGGCTTCATGAGGCGACGTTTAGGGCCGCGATAACGAGGGCTGGCGGTAACCCGTATATGTATTACCACGTTGATATTAGGGAGGAGTGTTCGTGGGTTCATGAGAACGATAAGGAGGAGGCCACTAATAAGGCGATAAGGCAGGTTAGGGCGGCTATAGCATACCTAAGGCGTGCCGAACCCCTTAACAGGATTAGGGTGGATTGCGAGCGTTCGGTGCTCGTGATTGGTGGTGGTATTGCTGGATTAAGGGCGGCGCTGGACTTGGCTGAGTCAGGGCTCACTGTATACCTTGTTGAGCGTGCCCCATTCCTTGGCGGCAATGCAGCTAAAATAGGTAGGGTTAAGGTATTTCCCTACGAGAAAACAGCCATTGATGTAGTGAGGGGGTTAATAGAGGTGCTTAGGAAGGTGGGTAGTGTGGCTATATACACGAATGCCGAGGTAGAGGGTGTGTCTGGTTATGTGGGTAACTTCGATGTTACTATTAGGGTGAACCCACGTTATTTCAGAGACAGGCCTAATGAACAAGAGATTGAGGAACTTAAAAGGATATGCTCGAGGAAGACCAGGGATGAATTCAGTTTTGGGATCTCCGAGAGAACAGCATTAGTGCTACCGCCATTCAATGGCGCATACCCCGAAATACCTGCAATAGACATGGCGTTATGTGATAAATGCGGTCTGTGCACTAAGGCATGTGATAAGGTTGATTTTTCGCAGGAACCACAGGTTGTTCATTTAAGGGTTGGTGCAATAGTCGTAGCCACCGGATTTAAGCCATACAAACCTGAAAAGGGTGAGTATGGGTATGGATTGCCCGGTGTAATTACACTTCAGGAGCTGGTGGGCTTGATCAACAAGTACGGTGATGTGGTTATTAATGGTAAGAGACCAAGGAGTATAGCCTTCATTTACTGCGTGGGAAGTAGACGAAGGAGAGAGGAAGGCAAAAAAGCGAATGAGTACTGCTCAAGGTACTGTTGCGTAGCCGCACTGGATGTCGCAACAACTATTAAGGAGTTAATGAGAGACGTTAAGATCTACCATGTAGTTAGGGATGTTAGGTCTTATGGAATAAATGAAATCTTGTTTGAAGAAGCAAGTAGGCAGGGACAGGTATTCATAAAGTATGACGTTGACGAGGGAGAGCCCCAGGTTTTGTATGATAATGGCAAACCCATTGTTAAGGTTAAGGATGTTTTAACAGATCATACAGAGTTGGAATTACCCGTTGATTTAGTAGTTCTTGTTACTGGAATGGAGCCATCGGATGGTACGGTACGCATTGCAGAGAAGCTGAAGACATCCAGGGGTATTGATGGTTTTCTCCAGGAGGTTCATCCAAAGCTTAGGCCTGTGGAGACAATGCTAAGTGGAATATTCATTGCCGGTACTGCGCAGGCGCCACGTGGTATCAGTGAGACCCTGGCATCCGCATCGGCGGCCGCGGCGAAGGCCATGTCATTGGTCCTTAAGGGATATACAGAGTTAGAACCCTTTGTTGCTTTTGTTGATCAGGATAAATGCAGGGGATCTGGTTTATGCGTGAGTGAATGCCCCTATGGCGCCATTGAGATTAGGGGCGAGGTAGGTGGTAAGAGGGCGTGGGTTAATGAGGCGCTTTGTAAGGGTTGTGGTGCCTGCGTTGCCGTATGTCCAAGTGGTGCCATGCAACTTAGGGGCCTTAGGAACACGCAAGTTGAGGATATGATAAGGGCAGCGGGTGGTGCCCATGCCTAG
- a CDS encoding helix-turn-helix domain-containing protein, which translates to MPRRELTMDRLKRELGVQPPKELTDYVKELTAVRNKVINCLRGGGELTVKEISVKTGLPESVVFWHLMTMFKYGLIEAAEKTDDGYYRYRLRGETHG; encoded by the coding sequence ATGCCTAGGAGGGAACTCACAATGGATAGGTTAAAGAGGGAACTTGGGGTTCAACCGCCTAAGGAGCTTACGGATTACGTTAAGGAATTAACGGCAGTAAGAAACAAGGTCATTAATTGCCTAAGAGGGGGTGGGGAATTAACCGTGAAGGAGATATCAGTTAAAACAGGGCTTCCTGAGAGCGTTGTCTTTTGGCATCTCATGACTATGTTTAAGTATGGATTAATCGAGGCTGCCGAGAAGACTGATGATGGTTATTATAGGTATAGGTTGAGGGGTGAGACCCATGGCTAA
- a CDS encoding 4Fe-4S dicluster domain-containing protein yields the protein MAKVNPKLMDELRELGAFDVSACYSCGVCTATCPLSQEGHEFPRKIIRYAMLGLEDKLVSSTEPWLCYYCGECTESCPRGADPAGFMMAVRRYLTTRYDFTGFSRRFYRSKVVEFVSTILLFTITVLGVYLVHGPIILTGVDLDSFLPPHIVELGDVAILVVLSALLLTNVYRMYKFTVAVKGIPFMTYIRELVSTVIPHFLTQARMLRCNRNTLNWVMHILIVYGYATIFIFVIVFLDLFQTNALYPIYNPIRLGGYIALAVLLVGAGYAIYGRIKKNAVMRQYSHSTDWFFLTLLYLVVITGVLVDVFKYLGLPMETYIAYTVHLGFVTPLLVLEVPFAKWSHLAYRPFAIYFARLNDMTKAKSIQTTA from the coding sequence ATGGCTAAGGTGAACCCTAAGTTAATGGATGAGTTAAGGGAATTAGGCGCGTTTGATGTATCGGCTTGCTATAGTTGCGGTGTCTGTACAGCGACATGCCCACTGTCTCAGGAGGGGCATGAGTTCCCAAGGAAGATAATAAGGTATGCAATGCTTGGGCTTGAGGATAAGTTGGTCTCAAGTACCGAACCCTGGCTATGCTACTACTGCGGTGAGTGCACTGAATCATGCCCAAGGGGTGCAGATCCAGCGGGCTTCATGATGGCTGTTAGGAGGTACTTAACCACGCGTTATGATTTCACTGGCTTCTCAAGGAGGTTCTACAGGTCAAAAGTAGTGGAGTTTGTCTCAACGATCCTCCTCTTTACCATTACAGTGCTCGGTGTATACCTCGTACACGGGCCAATCATCCTCACGGGGGTGGATCTAGATTCCTTTCTGCCGCCGCATATTGTTGAACTAGGTGACGTGGCAATACTGGTGGTGCTTTCCGCCTTATTACTGACTAATGTTTATAGGATGTATAAATTCACAGTTGCGGTTAAAGGCATACCCTTCATGACGTATATAAGGGAGTTGGTAAGTACCGTGATACCGCACTTCCTAACACAGGCCAGGATGTTGAGGTGCAATAGGAACACGCTGAACTGGGTGATGCATATATTGATTGTTTATGGTTATGCAACAATATTCATATTTGTAATAGTATTCCTGGACCTATTCCAGACAAATGCCCTTTACCCAATATACAACCCGATAAGGCTTGGCGGATACATAGCATTAGCAGTATTGCTCGTTGGCGCTGGATACGCTATTTATGGACGTATAAAGAAGAACGCAGTAATGAGGCAGTACTCCCACTCCACGGATTGGTTCTTCCTAACCTTGCTATACCTTGTAGTGATTACTGGAGTACTGGTTGACGTGTTTAAGTACCTGGGACTACCAATGGAGACTTACATAGCATATACGGTACACCTTGGTTTCGTAACACCACTACTCGTGTTAGAGGTACCCTTCGCCAAGTGGTCGCACCTGGCATATAGGCCCTTTGCCATATATTTCGCAAGGCTTAATGACATGACTAAGGCAAAAAGCATACAAACCACTGCATAG
- a CDS encoding LysE family translocator, with protein sequence MLQQFYDFALGMAFGFLLAAPPGPMNALIAAEATRSPIHGTSVGLGAMSADGILMVITYFFSRVLGYYAHYLYFVGFAVMIYLAVSILRSTFSPRNSGSNRSPFLNYFMGVSMGLTNPYQVFWWLTAGLSFMSIFGIFSVVGLFTAILIWVLVFPYAVYVGKVYGGSRVDFAVKLISALGIMAFAIYILANALWLLT encoded by the coding sequence ATGCTTCAGCAGTTTTATGATTTCGCACTTGGGATGGCGTTTGGTTTCCTCCTTGCAGCTCCTCCTGGTCCCATGAATGCCTTGATTGCTGCCGAGGCTACCCGTTCGCCGATTCACGGCACCAGCGTTGGCCTTGGCGCCATGTCTGCTGATGGGATACTCATGGTCATTACCTACTTCTTTTCAAGGGTTTTGGGTTATTATGCGCATTACCTTTACTTCGTTGGCTTTGCGGTGATGATCTACCTTGCAGTGTCAATACTTAGGTCCACCTTTTCACCAAGGAATTCCGGTAGTAATAGGTCTCCATTCCTTAATTACTTCATGGGAGTCTCCATGGGTTTAACGAATCCGTACCAAGTCTTTTGGTGGCTTACGGCGGGGCTATCCTTCATGAGCATCTTTGGTATATTTAGTGTTGTTGGTTTGTTCACGGCCATACTTATTTGGGTCCTTGTGTTTCCGTACGCCGTCTATGTTGGTAAGGTCTATGGTGGTTCCAGGGTTGATTTTGCCGTTAAGCTAATCTCTGCGTTAGGTATTATGGCCTTTGCCATTTATATCCTTGCAAATGCATTGTGGCTTCTCACGTAG
- a CDS encoding type II secretion system F family protein: MDLDELALSIMGPLILRLRGTKTYEKMLRSLNASLSFTSPERYLARVMFITMIMLVIAAPLGVILIMMNLNNALILLKMKLLFSTQYGIRDLVFIIMGIVLISAPLIVYELMIGMPRITASDLAFKVDTELPFFVAYVSAITNSGLSVFRAVERIAEAKILEVMGKVARWTYIRFKVFGEDPLTALSNVSSVIESRPLKEFISGYVTTVRTGGDVVHYINTRLHDIVSNAIEHMNRAAEFLGMLMESYIGSAAILLIGLDVLYLAQAVTPFGNRYAAFMQAINSNFMFGLFIVPAISVAFIYLGEVSAFRSPYTDYRPYKWAGGSIAVAAILGMIEYMVLFHRDLSSRIYVRGLPIPLDYTIVFGLTLAISFIPTALYSMRVVGERWEIDKEYAEFLRDVTELRKSGFTPEKTFETLRYTRKYGAFDKYLDTMVRQIRYGVPIRDVLSSVMNKLHSYYSKIFTFLLTETIDLGGASPQVLDMLANFASSIISVQENMKARLRPLRYVPYIGAVILIVTLVVLIFSVVAIVTRVGPGGVTAGSTSNYLVNLLATSFSFTITIDSFIMGLIAGKLGEGELSLGFRHAVVLTIMVVIVYAMSPFLANALFGSMSGLSTSVPY, from the coding sequence GTGGACCTCGACGAACTTGCACTATCAATAATGGGACCATTAATACTCAGACTAAGGGGTACAAAGACCTATGAAAAAATGCTGAGGAGCCTTAATGCGTCCCTATCCTTCACAAGCCCTGAGAGGTACCTTGCCAGGGTCATGTTCATAACAATGATAATGCTCGTAATAGCCGCACCGCTTGGCGTGATCCTCATAATGATGAACCTAAATAATGCCCTGATCCTTCTAAAAATGAAGCTATTGTTCTCGACGCAATACGGCATTAGGGATCTTGTCTTCATAATAATGGGCATAGTCCTCATATCCGCACCACTCATTGTGTATGAGTTAATGATCGGCATGCCCAGGATAACCGCAAGCGACCTAGCCTTTAAGGTGGATACCGAGCTACCATTCTTCGTGGCTTACGTCTCTGCAATAACCAATTCCGGGCTTTCCGTGTTCAGAGCCGTGGAGAGGATCGCTGAGGCCAAGATCCTCGAAGTCATGGGTAAGGTGGCCAGGTGGACGTACATTAGGTTTAAGGTTTTCGGTGAAGACCCGCTTACGGCATTGTCCAACGTATCCTCTGTAATAGAGAGTAGGCCACTTAAGGAGTTCATCAGTGGCTACGTGACTACAGTGAGGACCGGGGGCGACGTGGTTCACTACATAAACACAAGGCTCCACGACATAGTTAGTAACGCCATAGAGCATATGAACAGGGCTGCCGAGTTCCTGGGAATGCTCATGGAGAGTTACATAGGGTCCGCTGCAATCCTCCTAATTGGCCTCGACGTGCTTTACCTGGCCCAGGCCGTGACACCCTTCGGCAATAGATATGCCGCCTTCATGCAGGCAATAAACTCGAACTTCATGTTTGGTCTATTCATCGTGCCAGCCATATCCGTTGCCTTCATATACCTTGGGGAGGTCTCGGCCTTTAGGTCCCCATACACTGATTACAGGCCGTATAAGTGGGCCGGTGGTTCCATTGCTGTGGCGGCCATACTTGGGATGATTGAGTACATGGTTCTCTTTCACAGGGACTTGAGCAGTAGGATCTATGTACGTGGGCTTCCCATACCACTTGACTACACGATAGTCTTTGGACTAACCCTCGCCATTTCCTTCATACCGACAGCCCTATACTCAATGAGAGTAGTTGGGGAGAGATGGGAGATCGATAAGGAGTATGCGGAGTTCCTTAGGGATGTCACTGAGCTTAGGAAGAGTGGCTTCACCCCGGAGAAAACCTTCGAGACCCTAAGGTATACCAGGAAGTATGGCGCCTTTGATAAGTACCTGGACACGATGGTTAGGCAGATTAGGTATGGCGTGCCGATAAGGGACGTGCTCTCCTCAGTAATGAATAAACTACATAGTTACTACTCAAAGATCTTCACGTTCCTACTCACAGAGACAATAGACCTCGGTGGTGCTTCACCCCAAGTCCTAGACATGCTCGCCAACTTTGCATCGTCTATAATCAGCGTTCAGGAGAATATGAAAGCCAGACTGAGGCCCCTAAGGTACGTACCGTACATAGGAGCCGTCATATTGATAGTGACACTCGTTGTCCTGATATTCTCAGTCGTAGCCATAGTCACTAGGGTAGGCCCTGGTGGTGTTACGGCAGGCTCCACGTCTAATTACCTGGTTAACCTACTGGCAACATCATTCTCCTTCACAATAACCATTGACTCCTTCATAATGGGATTAATAGCGGGGAAACTCGGTGAGGGTGAGTTATCGCTTGGGTTCAGGCATGCAGTGGTATTAACAATAATGGTGGTTATAGTCTACGCAATGTCGCCATTCCTAGCAAACGCCCTATTCGGATCAATGTCAGGACTATCAACAAGCGTCCCGTATTGA
- the rnhB gene encoding ribonuclease HII, protein MRFVGGVDEAGRGPIIGPMVIALVVTDDMDKVKRLGVRDSKELSPRGREQLFNILKSVLNYMDYEVIGTGTIDEYVYRNALNKLEAEVTVKLITKAMGSLRLYTVYVDSPDPRAERYGELIRRGVNGDVEIVSMNKADKLIPIVSAASIIAKVIRDTIINELHREYGDFGSGYPSDPRTIRFLKNWVREHGDLPPIVRRSWSTVKKILGGLDNYI, encoded by the coding sequence ATGAGGTTCGTAGGAGGAGTCGATGAGGCAGGTAGAGGCCCCATTATTGGACCCATGGTTATTGCGCTGGTGGTTACCGATGACATGGACAAGGTAAAAAGGCTCGGTGTGAGGGACTCCAAGGAGTTAAGCCCACGAGGTAGGGAACAACTATTCAATATACTCAAGTCTGTCCTGAATTATATGGATTACGAGGTTATTGGGACAGGGACTATTGATGAGTACGTATACAGGAATGCGCTTAATAAGCTCGAGGCAGAGGTTACTGTTAAGCTCATTACCAAGGCCATGGGTAGCTTAAGGCTTTACACGGTTTATGTGGATTCGCCGGATCCAAGAGCCGAGAGGTACGGTGAATTGATCAGGAGGGGAGTCAATGGTGACGTAGAGATTGTGTCCATGAACAAGGCTGATAAGTTAATACCCATAGTCTCTGCAGCGAGTATAATAGCCAAGGTTATTAGGGACACCATTATTAATGAACTACATAGAGAATATGGCGACTTCGGCAGTGGGTATCCCAGTGATCCGAGGACCATAAGGTTCCTCAAGAATTGGGTTAGGGAACATGGTGACTTACCGCCCATCGTAAGGAGGAGTTGGTCCACGGTTAAGAAAATACTGGGCGGCCTGGATAATTACATTTAA
- a CDS encoding DUF4129 domain-containing protein gives MQINKPFIPVLTALLLIIALFTPLYAIGGTYVGFYNIINWPVISVVLYNGTSTGNGVVIVITPENPLNQQYEAFSGIGLISDHYFLINGVIYANGTINIASLTPVNASMSSGGVSNAISGTGNNSAYGGFEHVVIGGRTYGVGQIRIRQLPSGLKGTGIANNGTNQAVNAAPTPTRFTAGGEPTRASSLRAVLLDSSVITTLLLITILILTPFIELDSRNYRDCINTSFTGLVRRLGLRNPSLTHRDIGNYLVGSLGANNDAVNRLINYYEVAIYGNGDVNCEEFKELVRAVLNEVRRRSR, from the coding sequence ATGCAAATTAATAAACCATTCATACCTGTATTAACAGCGCTGCTCTTGATTATTGCACTTTTTACACCGCTTTATGCAATTGGTGGCACTTACGTGGGTTTTTACAACATTATTAATTGGCCCGTGATTAGCGTTGTTCTTTACAATGGTACATCAACAGGTAATGGCGTGGTGATAGTGATAACTCCCGAGAACCCATTGAACCAGCAATATGAGGCCTTTTCAGGGATTGGACTGATTAGTGATCACTACTTTTTAATTAATGGCGTGATCTACGCAAATGGCACAATAAACATAGCCTCACTAACACCAGTAAACGCATCAATGAGTTCAGGTGGTGTGAGCAATGCAATTAGCGGAACCGGTAATAATTCGGCATATGGAGGTTTCGAGCATGTGGTTATTGGTGGTCGAACATACGGCGTAGGGCAAATAAGAATCAGGCAGTTACCGAGTGGTCTTAAGGGCACTGGCATTGCCAATAACGGCACTAACCAGGCGGTTAATGCCGCACCCACGCCCACGCGATTCACCGCAGGTGGGGAACCCACTAGGGCTTCATCATTAAGGGCCGTCTTACTTGATTCCTCAGTAATTACCACATTATTACTAATAACCATACTAATTTTAACACCCTTCATAGAACTGGACTCACGTAATTACAGAGACTGCATTAATACATCCTTTACAGGGTTAGTAAGGAGACTTGGTCTCAGGAATCCCTCATTAACCCATAGAGACATTGGTAATTACTTGGTAGGTAGCTTGGGTGCTAATAATGATGCCGTTAATAGGCTAATTAATTATTACGAAGTGGCTATTTACGGCAATGGGGATGTTAACTGTGAGGAATTTAAGGAATTAGTTAGGGCTGTACTTAATGAGGTTCGTAGGAGGAGTCGATGA
- a CDS encoding transglutaminase-like domain-containing protein, whose translation MGLLIMLLLLSALGNGLLQGNASMIPLNASLTYIGNAFSISIYQVNSTNSSGYLIATQGEYQGDFVGVLRIGNATLIGTYSGVLVRSVFTGYFMPIASYESIRIPTVLALSNYTYFEATVQSKVPVYLRYLVFNVYGNGTLLNTLPLITVEASMPPLTIWFSNGYDCSEYRINATYGNPMQVVPIPVVINTQPPLTYFVSNVSIVGTSPQTELMLLEPGDVVVAESPVTAVNYTMYVCKEVIGYPGSEYGLLYAMEYLGPGGISIPSDISNNVFRVKYSGNDSMVVVNHVFSVLSSGKYSLVTYSVGPGNLFIAGKGSVIDFAAAAMAVLRNYGIPTRIALGFYGTNKDGLYFFNSAMGILWDESYVGDEWVMYMPIPSQVNSVLGPIPGNEISSVITGLILALPWIVGFLIYLLISKVKTR comes from the coding sequence ATGGGGCTATTAATAATGCTTTTGCTGCTCAGTGCGTTGGGTAATGGTTTATTGCAGGGTAATGCATCAATGATACCGCTGAACGCCTCACTAACATACATTGGGAACGCCTTCTCAATAAGTATTTACCAAGTAAATAGTACTAATTCCTCAGGTTACTTAATTGCCACCCAGGGAGAGTACCAGGGTGACTTTGTAGGTGTGCTTAGGATAGGCAATGCCACCCTTATTGGCACATATAGTGGTGTACTGGTTCGTTCAGTATTTACGGGTTACTTCATGCCAATAGCCAGTTACGAATCAATAAGAATACCCACAGTGCTTGCATTAAGTAATTACACGTATTTTGAGGCAACGGTACAATCAAAGGTGCCCGTCTACCTAAGGTACCTGGTGTTTAATGTGTATGGTAATGGGACATTACTAAACACATTGCCGCTGATCACCGTTGAAGCCTCAATGCCACCATTAACTATTTGGTTCAGCAATGGCTATGATTGCAGTGAGTATAGGATTAACGCGACGTATGGTAACCCGATGCAGGTGGTGCCGATACCCGTCGTCATTAATACCCAGCCCCCATTAACCTACTTCGTGAGTAACGTATCAATAGTGGGGACGTCACCCCAAACGGAGTTGATGCTCCTTGAACCAGGTGATGTGGTGGTTGCCGAGTCCCCAGTTACTGCTGTGAATTACACGATGTATGTGTGCAAGGAAGTAATAGGTTATCCAGGTAGTGAGTATGGCTTGTTGTATGCCATGGAATACCTAGGCCCCGGTGGTATTTCCATACCTAGTGATATTAGTAATAATGTATTTAGAGTAAAGTACTCCGGTAATGACTCGATGGTCGTTGTCAATCACGTATTTAGTGTATTGTCGAGCGGTAAATACAGCTTAGTGACTTACTCGGTAGGTCCAGGTAACTTATTTATTGCCGGTAAGGGTTCGGTGATCGACTTTGCTGCGGCGGCTATGGCCGTATTGAGGAATTACGGTATACCGACCAGGATTGCCCTTGGCTTTTACGGTACGAATAAGGACGGGCTTTATTTCTTCAACTCAGCTATGGGTATTTTATGGGATGAATCATACGTTGGTGATGAGTGGGTCATGTACATGCCGATACCCTCCCAAGTTAATTCCGTGCTTGGCCCTATCCCTGGTAATGAGATTTCCTCAGTAATCACTGGTTTAATACTCGCGCTGCCCTGGATTGTTGGCTTCTTAATATACCTATTAATAAGTAAGGTAAAGACGCGATGA